A region of Liolophura sinensis isolate JHLJ2023 chromosome 8, CUHK_Ljap_v2, whole genome shotgun sequence DNA encodes the following proteins:
- the LOC135473368 gene encoding neuronal acetylcholine receptor subunit beta-3-like yields MTLGFRFSYGHLPVAQRPLVPDEQRLIKEVFDEEAYDSSARPVYNASHNVEVTFGFTLLKILDLEERNQVLVTNAWLELSWLDERISWDPTDYSGLRVVRIPADMLWLPDIVLYNNADDFTTGFMPGRAMVSHNGGVFWGPPVRLRSSCVLDASSFPFDTQSCVLKFGSWTYPVSQVDILNMRPKVDVSRYVSNGEWQLVGYTSTRYETVYPGPGNVTYSDVKVKLVIQRRTLYYIMNILFSCIWLSILTLLDFCLPPDEGEKITLGATVLLSYAFFMLLVANSVPPSSESLPLLGIYLTLSLAVNSASLSLTMLVLKLHHSPAGRNDVPYWLRVVVLDYLSRLVGCHCPLLKRSGEMLKEPKHEDELNSEVCRSLIASSVSWTPVTCDIKDMEDIEVLEEMTTVAASTPLNQSTQDSFSESTPVPSLVQRAVFNKMSGYLDYLASNAQVDMKRHQIKSEWKQVALVVDRFLFWLFLLITVLSTFTVLLIIPYQRYAVESTHL; encoded by the exons ATGACTCTGGGCTTTCGCTTCAGTTATGGCCATCTTCCCGTAGCACAGAGGCCACTAGTCCCTGACGAGCAGCGGCTGATAAAGGAAGTGTTTGATGAGGAAGCGTATGATTCCAGCGCTCGACCTGTCTATAATGCTTCACACAATGTCGAAGTTACGTTTGGTTTCACCCTGCTGAAAATACTGGATTTG GAAGAAAGGAACCAAGTACTTGTTACCAACGCCTGGCTGGAACTG AGTTGGTTAGACGAGAGAATTTCATGGGATCCCACTGATTACAGTGGTTTACGGGTTGTTCGCATTCCCGCCGATATGCTCTGGCTTCCCGACATCGTTTTGTACAACAA TGCTGATGACTTCACGACTGGTTTCATGCCAGGGAGAGCCATGGTAAGTCATAATGGCGGTGTTTTCTGGGGACCACCAGTGCGCCTGAGAAGCTCGTGCGTCTTAGATGCCAGTTCTTTTCCATTCGACACTCAGAGCTGTGTGCTGAAGTTTGGGTCGTGGACGTATCCCGTGTCGCAAGTAGATATTCTCAACATGAGACCGAAAGTGGACGTGTCTAGGTACGTGAGTAATGGGGAGTGGCAGCTTGTCGGTTACACCAGTACCAGGTACGAGACCGTTTACCCTGGACCCGGCAACGTAACATACTCCGATGTAAAGGTCAAGCTTGTAATTCAGCGCCGAACTCTTTACTATATcatgaacattttgttttcttgtatcTGGTTGAGTATTTTGACGTTGCTGGACTTTTGTCTGCCGCCCGACGAAGGAGAGAAGATCACACTTGGAGCCACTGTTCTCCTATCGTACGCCTTTTTCATGCTGCTCGTGGCAAACAGTGTTCCACCGTCATCCGAATCGCTACCTTTACTTG GTATCTACTTAACATTGTCGCTGGCAGTAAACAGTGCCTCATTGTCACTTACAATGCTGGTATTAAAACTTCACCATAGTCCGGCGGGGCGTAATGACGTGCCTTACTGGTTGAGAGTTGTCGTCCTAGACTATCTCTCCAGACTTGTGGGCTGCCATTGTCCACTGCTGAAAAGATCAGGTGAAATGTTGAAAGAGCCAAAACATGAGGACGAACTAAACAGTGAGGTTTGTAGAAGCTTGATTGCCAGTTCCGTGTCGTGGACGCCTGTCACATGTGATATCAAAGACATGGAAGACATTGAAGTTCTGGAGGAGATGACAACCGTGGCAGCCAGCACACCACTTAATCAGTCCACACAAGACTCCTTCTCTGAATCAACACCAGTTCCGAGCCTTGTTCAAAGGGCTGTCTTTAACAAGATGTCCGGATACCTAGATTACTTAGCGTCGAATGCCCAGGTTGACATGAAACGGCACCAAATCAAAAGTGAATGGAAACAGGTGGCACTGGTTGTCGATCGTTTTTTATTCTGGCTCTTTCTGTTAATCACAGTCTTGTCAACCTTCACAGTTCTCTTGATTATACCCTATCAAAGATATGCTGTCGAGTCGACGCATTTGTGA
- the LOC135473369 gene encoding neuronal acetylcholine receptor subunit alpha-10-like — protein sequence MYCSWWALTVAALWNVGDMCTAVSGQDMYHSVARLTDEQKLLEHIFTYNDYDHDSRPVYNSTHNVEVTFGFTLIQILDMEEKNQVLVTNAWLTHEWFDERIYWDPDLYNGIKILRIPASLLWLPDIVLYNNADDYTTGYMPSNAMVGHDGTVFWGPPARLRSSCKVDITYFPFDSQTCRMKFGSWTYQKGQVDILSKAPEVDLSNYVSNGEWQLGKYDVVRSELTYPGTKGVYTDVTVILTIHRRVLYYVMNILLPCVWLSILNLLNFCLPPDECEKITLGITVFLSYSVFMLLVADSMPPTSEFLPLIGIYLTLSLAVACASVILTVLVLKTYHVSPNQKEVPRWVRTLILQGLARITRCERLPVKKLKRRLSSNRDCRMLLTK from the exons ATGTACTGTTCATGGTGGGCATTGACAGTAGCAGCCTTGTGGAATGTGGGGGATATGTGCACGGCAGTTAGTGGTCAGGACATGTACCACTCTGTCGCAAGATTAACAGATGAACAAAAGCTCCTAGAACACATATTTACCTACAATGATTACGACCATGACTCCAGACCAGTCTATAATTCAACACATAATGTGGAGGTCACATTTGGATTTACTCTTATTCAAATACTCGATATG GAAGAAAAGAATCAGGTGTTGGTTACGAATGCCTGGCTAACCCAC GAATGGTTCGATGAAAGAATTTATTGGGACCCCGATCTTTATAACGGGATAAAGATCCTCCGGATTCCAGCCAGCTTGCTGTGGCTCCCTGACATAGTGCTCTATAATAA TGCGGATGATTATACCACCGGATACATGCCGAGCAATGCCATGGTGGGGCATGATGGGACGGTTTTTTGGGGTCCGCCAGCGCGCCTGCGCAGTTCGTGTAAAGTAGACATCACATACTTCCCTTTTGATAGTCAGACATGTAGGATGAAGTTCGGCTCGTGGACTTATCAGAAGGGACAGGTAGATATCTTAAGTAAAGCGCCGGAAGTTGATCTGAGTAATTACGTCAGTAACGGAGAATGGCAATTGGGTAAGTACGACGTTGTGCGCTCGGAGCTAACGTATCCGGGCACTAAAGGGGTGTATACAGATGTGACGGTGATCCTGACCATTCATCGCAGAGTTCTGTATTACGTGATGAACATCCTGTTGCCCTGTGTCTGGCTGAGCATCTTGAACCTCCTCAACTTCTGCCTTCCACCCGACGAGTGTGAGAAGATCACCCTTGGAATCACTGTCTTCCTCTCCTACTCCGTCTTCATGCTCCTCGTGGCAGACAGCATGCCGCCCACATCAGAGTTCCTCCCACTCATTG GAATCTACCTGACCTTATCGCTAGCAGTCGCCTGTGCCTCGGTTATTCTCACGGTACTGGTCCTCAAGACGTATCACGTATCTCCTAACCAGAAAGAGGTTCCCCGCTGGGTAAGGACCTTAATCCTACAGGGTCTGGCCAGGATCACCCGATGCGAGAGACTACCCGTGAAGAAATTAAAGCGACGATTATCGTCAAACCGAGACTGCAGAATGCTGTTGACCAAATGA